Proteins co-encoded in one Bacteroidota bacterium genomic window:
- a CDS encoding nitrous oxide reductase family maturation protein NosD translates to MKYLFHISLVFILLASFHNSHAKCIRVGKNQYCKSIHKALDIANNADTILVDAGVYREKNILISKSISLIGVNYPVLDGENKIEVLSVKANHVLISGFKIIHTGSGTLDDPAGIKLYDCKYVTVSNNQLEDTFFGIYVQYGINCKIKNNTLLAFGKEEQEIGNGIHCWKSDSLQVTGNRVEGHRDGIYFEFVTNSLIWMNTSTKNLRYGLHFMFSNNDSYIGNSFINNGAGVAVMFTNKVKMFNNVFTQNWGDASYGLLLKEISDSYIEGNVFEKNTIGILMEGTSRISAKKNSFISNGWAMQIQASCMEIEFTKNNFIANTFDVATNGSLVLNSFNGNYWDKYEGYDLNKDKTGDVCYHPISLFSVILQNNPPAILLFRSIFVSLLDKIEKVIPSLTPENLKDEAPLMCALSL, encoded by the coding sequence ATGAAGTATTTATTCCACATATCACTAGTATTTATACTCCTTGCCTCTTTTCATAATAGCCATGCAAAGTGCATACGTGTAGGAAAAAATCAATATTGCAAAAGCATTCACAAAGCACTCGACATAGCAAATAACGCCGATACCATTTTAGTAGATGCCGGTGTTTATCGTGAAAAAAACATTCTTATTTCAAAATCTATTTCGCTTATTGGTGTGAATTATCCGGTGTTGGATGGTGAAAATAAAATCGAAGTACTTTCTGTAAAAGCAAATCATGTATTAATTAGTGGTTTTAAAATTATACATACAGGAAGCGGTACGCTCGACGATCCTGCCGGAATAAAATTGTACGATTGTAAATACGTAACCGTTAGCAACAATCAATTGGAAGATACATTTTTTGGAATATACGTTCAGTATGGAATAAATTGTAAGATTAAAAACAACACACTACTTGCTTTTGGCAAAGAAGAACAGGAAATAGGAAACGGTATTCACTGTTGGAAATCGGATAGTTTGCAAGTTACCGGAAATCGTGTTGAAGGACATAGAGACGGTATCTATTTTGAATTTGTTACCAATTCATTAATTTGGATGAATACCTCAACAAAAAACTTACGTTATGGTTTACATTTTATGTTTTCAAATAACGATAGCTATATTGGTAATAGCTTTATAAATAACGGCGCCGGAGTAGCAGTAATGTTTACCAATAAAGTTAAAATGTTCAATAATGTGTTTACCCAAAATTGGGGAGATGCATCCTATGGTTTGCTGCTTAAAGAAATTTCGGACAGTTATATTGAAGGAAATGTTTTTGAAAAAAACACAATTGGTATTTTAATGGAAGGTACCAGTAGAATTTCGGCAAAAAAAAATAGTTTTATCAGCAATGGATGGGCAATGCAAATTCAGGCCAGTTGCATGGAAATTGAATTCACAAAAAACAATTTTATAGCGAATACTTTTGATGTTGCTACAAACGGTTCTTTGGTTTTAAATAGCTTTAATGGTAACTATTGGGACAAATACGAAGGGTATGATTTGAATAAAGATAAAACAGGAGATGTTTGCTACCACCCGATTAGTTTATTTTCAGTGATTCTACAAAATAATCCACCGGCAATTTTGTTGTTCCGAAGTATCTTCGTTTCACTGTTGGATAAAATTGAAAAAGTAATTCCATCACTTACACCCGAAAATTTAAAAGACGAGGCACCTTTAATGTGCGCTCTTTCACTATGA
- the nosZ gene encoding Sec-dependent nitrous-oxide reductase, which translates to MKTKQLVFASLLAGYTAISMIACKPKNTSNAVSGDAAAKAYVAPGKYDEFYNFVSGGFSGQMSVYGLPSGRLLRVIPVFSQDPEKGWGFSEETKPMLNTSHGNIPWDDLHHTQLSKTAGEIDGRWCFANANNTPRVARVDLSTFRTAEIIELPNSGGNHSSPFITENTEYVVAGTRFSVPPDDVNGDIPINSYKQNFKGTLSFISVAKEDGAMDLAFQIQCPGVNFDLSRAGKGVSHGWFFFSCYNTEQANTLLEVNASQKDKDFIMAVNWKKAEEYLKAGKGKKQSVKYAHNVYSDKTHSATSEIKTEVTVLDSKELSDLCYFIPCPKSPHGCDVDPSGQYIVGSGKLAALIPVFSYDKIQAAIAAKDFAGDYDGIPVIKYESALYGEVKKPGLGPLHTEFDGKGNAYTSFFVSSEVVKWNIKDLKVVDRAPTYYSVGHLCIPGGDTKTPNAKYLIAYNKITKDRYLPTGPELSQSAQLYDISGDKMQLILDFPTIGEPHYAQACAADILKSKSLKIFKIDDNQNTYVAKGEKETKVVREGNKVHVYMTAIRSHLTPDNIEGIKLGDEVYFHVTNLEQDWDVPHGFAIKGASNAELLIMPGETQTLKWIPNRVGISPMYCTDFCSALHQEMTGYVRVSPAGSNVPLQFSTGDIKPASETTGK; encoded by the coding sequence ATGAAAACAAAACAATTAGTATTCGCATCGCTACTTGCAGGCTACACTGCGATTAGTATGATAGCATGTAAACCCAAGAATACCTCCAATGCGGTAAGTGGTGATGCAGCTGCAAAAGCATATGTAGCACCCGGTAAATATGATGAGTTTTACAATTTTGTAAGCGGCGGATTTAGCGGTCAAATGAGTGTGTATGGATTGCCATCCGGACGATTACTTCGTGTAATACCTGTATTTTCGCAGGATCCTGAGAAAGGTTGGGGGTTTTCGGAAGAAACTAAACCAATGTTAAACACATCGCATGGAAATATTCCTTGGGATGATTTACACCACACACAATTAAGCAAAACTGCCGGTGAAATTGATGGTCGTTGGTGTTTTGCCAATGCTAACAATACTCCTAGAGTAGCTAGGGTTGATTTAAGTACATTTCGAACTGCCGAAATTATTGAATTGCCGAATAGTGGTGGAAATCACTCTTCGCCTTTCATTACCGAAAACACTGAATATGTGGTAGCAGGTACTCGCTTTAGTGTACCACCCGATGATGTAAATGGCGATATTCCTATAAATTCGTACAAGCAAAATTTTAAAGGAACCTTAAGTTTTATAAGTGTTGCGAAAGAAGATGGTGCTATGGACTTGGCATTTCAAATACAGTGTCCTGGTGTAAACTTTGATTTAAGTCGAGCCGGAAAAGGTGTTTCACATGGATGGTTTTTCTTCTCTTGCTATAATACTGAACAAGCTAACACGCTTTTGGAAGTAAATGCTTCACAAAAAGACAAGGACTTTATAATGGCCGTAAATTGGAAAAAGGCAGAAGAATATTTGAAGGCCGGAAAAGGCAAAAAGCAATCTGTAAAATATGCTCACAATGTGTATAGTGATAAAACACATTCTGCTACTTCCGAAATAAAAACAGAAGTAACTGTTCTTGATTCAAAAGAGTTAAGCGACCTCTGTTATTTTATTCCTTGTCCTAAATCACCTCATGGATGCGATGTTGACCCAAGCGGGCAATACATTGTTGGTAGTGGAAAATTAGCTGCCTTAATTCCGGTTTTTAGTTATGATAAAATACAAGCTGCCATTGCTGCCAAAGATTTTGCAGGTGATTATGATGGAATTCCGGTAATAAAATATGAAAGTGCATTATATGGAGAAGTTAAAAAACCGGGACTTGGTCCACTGCATACAGAGTTTGATGGCAAAGGGAATGCATATACCTCTTTCTTTGTTTCATCAGAAGTAGTGAAATGGAATATTAAAGATTTGAAAGTTGTTGACCGTGCACCAACTTATTATTCAGTTGGACACCTTTGCATACCGGGTGGTGATACTAAAACACCAAATGCGAAATACTTAATTGCCTACAACAAAATAACCAAAGACCGTTATTTACCTACCGGTCCGGAACTTTCTCAAAGTGCTCAGTTATATGACATCAGTGGAGATAAGATGCAATTGATTTTGGATTTTCCAACAATTGGAGAACCACATTATGCGCAAGCTTGTGCTGCCGATATACTGAAATCTAAATCACTGAAAATATTTAAAATTGATGATAATCAAAACACCTATGTAGCCAAAGGTGAAAAAGAAACCAAGGTAGTTCGTGAAGGAAATAAAGTGCATGTTTATATGACTGCCATTCGATCGCATTTAACTCCTGATAACATTGAAGGAATCAAATTAGGCGACGAGGTTTATTTTCACGTTACTAACCTTGAACAAGATTGGGACGTTCCGCATGGCTTTGCAATAAAAGGTGCTTCAAATGCCGAATTGCTAATTATGCCGGGTGAAACTCAAACCTTGAAATGGATACCAAATCGTGTAGGCATTTCGCCCATGTATTGCACCGATTTTTGCAGTGCATTGCATCAAGAAATGACCGGATACGTGCGAGTGTCTCCAGCAGGAAGTAATGTACCGCTACAATTTAGCACCGGAGATATAAAGCCGGCATCTGAAACAACCGGTAAATAA
- a CDS encoding cytochrome c, protein MKKILTISLLALIIASCGGNKENKTSENSGPISNGGEGNKIENGNPAYDPNRGEGKFKDVQVDAKLNTTMAEAGNKTFDVKCSSCHKLTDEKLVGPGWLGVTQRRQNAWIMNFITNTDEMLNKDPEAQAQLEICLVRMPNQSLSDDEARNLLEFMRKNDGVK, encoded by the coding sequence ATGAAAAAAATTCTCACAATTAGCTTACTCGCATTAATCATTGCTTCATGCGGTGGAAATAAGGAAAATAAAACTTCAGAAAATTCCGGTCCTATATCAAACGGAGGTGAGGGCAACAAAATTGAAAATGGAAATCCAGCTTATGATCCCAATAGAGGTGAGGGTAAATTTAAAGATGTTCAGGTTGATGCTAAACTAAATACTACTATGGCTGAAGCAGGCAATAAAACATTTGATGTAAAATGTTCATCGTGCCATAAACTAACAGATGAAAAATTAGTTGGACCAGGATGGCTTGGCGTAACCCAAAGAAGGCAAAATGCTTGGATTATGAATTTTATTACCAATACGGATGAAATGTTGAACAAAGATCCCGAAGCACAGGCACAACTTGAAATTTGTTTGGTGCGCATGCCCAACCAAAGTTTAAGTGATGATGAAGCTCGCAACTTATTAGAATTTATGCGCAAAAATGACGGTGTAAAATAA
- a CDS encoding Crp/Fnr family transcriptional regulator yields the protein MEASNRVLERKAAIELEVLLANGASFKKVKKDELIFEEGTHCLYYFQLVEGRVRWVNINEQGKEFIQNIIEPGECFGELPLFDNEPYAASCFADKDSIILRLPKESFLSILKENSELHFKFTKMFAERMRYKFLILKTIASENPTARISVLLNHLKKRNCKGRDKTEIQLTRQQIANMTGLRVETVIRAIKKLDNNENLSIENGKIFIS from the coding sequence ATGGAAGCTTCAAATAGGGTTCTTGAAAGAAAGGCCGCAATTGAGTTGGAAGTGCTGCTGGCCAATGGTGCATCGTTTAAAAAAGTAAAGAAAGATGAACTAATTTTTGAAGAAGGGACCCACTGTTTATACTATTTTCAATTAGTTGAGGGAAGAGTTCGCTGGGTAAACATCAATGAACAAGGAAAAGAATTTATTCAAAATATTATTGAGCCCGGCGAGTGCTTTGGTGAATTACCTTTGTTCGACAATGAACCCTATGCCGCTTCCTGTTTCGCAGATAAGGATTCAATTATATTGCGTTTACCAAAAGAAAGCTTTCTTTCAATTCTAAAGGAAAATTCTGAACTACATTTTAAGTTTACTAAAATGTTTGCGGAACGTATGCGCTATAAATTCTTGATTTTAAAAACGATTGCTTCTGAGAATCCTACTGCTAGAATTTCGGTATTGTTGAACCATCTCAAAAAAAGAAATTGCAAAGGCCGAGACAAAACTGAAATACAACTCACGCGCCAGCAAATTGCAAACATGACAGGATTGCGGGTTGAAACTGTTATTCGTGCGATTAAAAAATTAGACAACAATGAAAACTTGTCTATTGAAAATGGAAAAATTTTCATTTCCTAA
- a CDS encoding T9SS type A sorting domain-containing protein, giving the protein MKFNIIFLFLFCLLQSIALSVFSQNNFAVVAYGYTAYQPKEVFFGDTDEVYFVGSCNIRGSINNEITWNGYCYTPNDIYGGCSPAIANTFLVGRNGLITKNSACEIFGSWSFQTSGTTDTLFSVKFYDLNTGIIVGQNGKILRTTNNGTQWNALTSGTSSSLYNLAFKPDSTLLACGANGTILQSTDKGITWNALTTGVTNALFDIDFPSNDTGYVVGMNGVMLKTTDAGITWNAVSTGITTKIRAVDFTNINHGVMVGDDGVIQRTVDGGQTWITFPFSSFYDVFDVKFRNDSIGYLMVQFDAYKTTDGGINWYKLGPELRSVKYLNDTTLIAVGDDMVRKSTDGGFNWTSQHPGQSSNWYDCAFPTQDTGYICGTGGKIMKTTDGAQSFVPQVTNAPTSCYYFGIHFFDKNKGIAVGSQNTISKTSNGGQTWTTTSSSGSSFSYYDVFFVNSQVGWICGSGGAIRKSVDGGATFTSQTSGVNKFLWSIYFLTPLKGFACGESGTLLRTLDGGTTWVKLTTPSTATYFGIAFRDSLHGYVTLDGGYMLITSNGGNNWKLGDINFTGKSIAFRNSFTGYIVGDLDSRLYFDPMKSHNAYTTACKGGTGALKPILASGINILPGNHFIYEIDTTGSDFQDAIFVSAIADTSAGYWYFNLPANISSGLHHARIRSTATSPIHHSITTTLEVYDDVKASITFRNDTLFSVYNPKYLYQWRKGFALIPGANAYYYVPDSSGGNYSVTIQYGCCNNSQASIVLNSCAGALMQQPQVANNYVVICDSSSAVLTASGSTTYHWYNSDTSSVILDTTNTYTTPLLTERDTFYVASYNGVCESARVPIYVSFTTRPNAVYAFGDSVCKGKDAILLSSNAVAIHWFADSSSTLELKNANAFLVPQLSANDTFYVSAFNYQCESKRTAVIAFAIDAPLAGVVLGDTAVSIGDTSVYTYVPALGNTIQWLLVGGQIIANNDSLTVQWDSTSTAKVGLIERNALGCASDTVWLNVEVDLAISVEEQTVSNFKLSPNPASQQITLERSIATVTESLVIVDAEGRPVMNTKFEAGKHKLSLNIDHLPAGIYYVKGQSNRTSKAKFSIVRH; this is encoded by the coding sequence ATGAAGTTTAATATTATTTTCTTGTTTCTTTTTTGCTTGCTTCAAAGCATAGCCCTTTCGGTATTTTCACAAAATAATTTTGCCGTTGTAGCTTACGGATATACCGCTTATCAACCTAAGGAAGTTTTTTTTGGGGATACTGACGAAGTCTATTTTGTTGGCTCATGCAATATTCGCGGAAGCATTAACAACGAAATTACCTGGAATGGATACTGTTATACACCAAACGATATTTATGGAGGTTGTTCTCCGGCAATTGCCAATACCTTTTTGGTAGGACGCAATGGATTAATTACAAAAAACAGTGCTTGCGAAATTTTTGGTTCATGGAGCTTTCAAACAAGTGGAACCACAGACACTTTATTTAGTGTAAAATTTTACGACCTAAACACCGGTATTATTGTTGGCCAAAATGGAAAAATACTGCGCACCACCAACAATGGAACACAATGGAATGCTTTAACTAGTGGCACTAGCTCGAGCTTATACAACCTTGCCTTTAAACCCGATAGCACCTTGTTGGCTTGTGGCGCAAACGGAACTATTTTGCAAAGCACCGATAAAGGAATAACCTGGAATGCTTTAACCACGGGCGTTACAAATGCCTTGTTCGACATTGATTTTCCAAGCAACGATACCGGTTATGTTGTTGGAATGAACGGTGTGATGCTAAAAACAACCGATGCCGGTATAACCTGGAATGCTGTAAGTACCGGAATTACAACAAAAATACGAGCCGTTGATTTTACCAATATTAACCATGGTGTGATGGTGGGCGATGATGGAGTAATACAGCGAACAGTCGATGGTGGACAAACCTGGATTACTTTTCCTTTCTCTAGCTTTTACGATGTGTTTGATGTGAAATTTAGAAACGATTCTATTGGCTATTTGATGGTACAATTTGATGCTTACAAAACTACTGATGGTGGTATAAACTGGTATAAACTCGGTCCTGAATTGCGTTCGGTAAAGTATTTAAACGATACTACCTTAATTGCGGTGGGGGATGATATGGTAAGAAAATCAACTGATGGTGGATTTAATTGGACTAGTCAGCATCCGGGGCAATCATCCAATTGGTACGACTGTGCATTTCCAACGCAGGATACCGGCTACATTTGCGGTACAGGGGGTAAAATTATGAAAACTACCGACGGGGCTCAAAGTTTTGTTCCACAAGTTACCAATGCGCCTACTAGTTGTTATTATTTTGGGATTCATTTTTTTGATAAGAATAAAGGAATTGCTGTAGGCTCACAGAATACTATTTCGAAAACCTCCAACGGTGGCCAAACCTGGACTACCACTTCTTCTTCGGGAAGTAGTTTTTCGTATTACGATGTGTTTTTTGTAAACAGTCAAGTAGGATGGATTTGCGGTTCGGGTGGAGCAATACGTAAGTCGGTTGATGGGGGAGCTACATTTACCAGTCAAACTAGCGGAGTAAACAAATTTTTGTGGAGTATATACTTTTTAACTCCGCTCAAAGGTTTTGCTTGCGGCGAAAGTGGTACCTTGTTGCGTACCCTTGATGGAGGCACTACTTGGGTAAAGCTTACTACGCCTTCAACTGCCACTTATTTTGGCATTGCTTTTCGCGATTCCCTGCATGGCTATGTAACACTCGATGGTGGCTATATGTTGATTACCTCAAACGGTGGAAACAATTGGAAATTGGGCGATATTAACTTCACAGGTAAATCAATCGCATTTAGAAATTCCTTTACCGGTTATATTGTTGGGGATTTGGATAGCAGACTTTACTTTGATCCCATGAAATCGCACAACGCATACACTACCGCATGCAAAGGAGGTACAGGTGCATTAAAACCTATATTGGCTTCGGGCATTAACATATTACCGGGCAATCATTTTATTTACGAAATTGATACTACTGGTAGCGATTTTCAAGATGCAATTTTTGTGAGCGCAATAGCCGATACTTCTGCCGGTTATTGGTACTTTAATTTGCCTGCTAACATTTCAAGCGGATTGCATCATGCGCGTATACGAAGCACTGCTACTTCCCCCATTCATCATTCTATAACTACAACGCTCGAAGTTTACGACGATGTAAAGGCTTCCATTACTTTCCGAAACGATACCTTATTTTCGGTTTACAACCCGAAGTACTTATATCAATGGCGCAAAGGCTTTGCCCTAATTCCCGGTGCCAACGCTTACTATTATGTGCCCGATTCAAGTGGGGGCAATTACTCGGTTACCATACAATACGGATGTTGCAATAATTCGCAGGCGAGCATAGTATTAAACAGTTGCGCAGGAGCCTTGATGCAGCAACCTCAAGTAGCGAATAACTACGTAGTAATTTGCGATTCATCGTCCGCAGTGCTTACAGCCAGTGGATCCACTACTTACCATTGGTACAACAGCGATACCTCGAGTGTTATTTTAGACACTACCAACACCTACACCACGCCATTGCTCACCGAGCGCGATACTTTTTATGTGGCTTCCTACAACGGAGTATGTGAAAGCGCACGGGTGCCTATTTACGTTAGTTTTACTACACGTCCTAACGCTGTTTATGCTTTTGGCGATAGTGTTTGTAAAGGAAAGGATGCCATTTTACTATCTTCCAATGCTGTAGCCATACATTGGTTTGCCGACAGTAGTTCAACACTTGAATTAAAAAATGCAAATGCCTTTTTAGTTCCGCAGCTTAGCGCCAACGATACATTTTATGTAAGTGCCTTCAATTATCAATGCGAAAGCAAACGAACAGCTGTGATTGCCTTCGCAATTGATGCGCCTTTAGCCGGTGTAGTGTTGGGCGATACAGCGGTTTCTATAGGCGATACAAGTGTGTACACATATGTTCCGGCACTGGGCAATACCATACAATGGCTTTTAGTTGGAGGACAGATTATTGCAAACAACGATAGTTTAACCGTTCAATGGGATTCAACCAGCACTGCCAAAGTGGGACTTATTGAGCGCAATGCCTTGGGATGTGCAAGCGATACAGTTTGGCTAAACGTAGAGGTTGATTTGGCCATTTCCGTTGAAGAGCAAACGGTTTCTAATTTTAAACTAAGCCCTAACCCGGCCAGCCAGCAAATTACCCTTGAACGCAGCATAGCAACAGTTACCGAAAGTTTGGTAATAGTAGATGCAGAAGGGCGCCCGGTGATGAACACAAAGTTTGAAGCAGGCAAACACAAGCTGAGCCTAAATATTGACCATTTGCCGGCAGGAATCTACTATGTAAAAGGCCAATCGAACAGGACAAGCAAGGCAAAGTTCAGCATAGTGCGGCACTAG